One Gemmatimonadota bacterium genomic region harbors:
- a CDS encoding cytochrome c3 family protein, translating into MAQLFPRGSNAYARISIVVVLVVVGTGLTILLNTNRLHYTSDVLVAKKQPVPFSHKHHVTGVGLDCRYCHTSVEESSFANIPPVETCMTCHSQIWTESPLLEPIRESYRTGNPIEWVRIHDLPDFVYFNHSIHVHKGIGCQTCHGQVDEMPLMWKVNTLNMEWCLECHRAPEKYVRPREEVFNMAWKPMDERGHAISQALLGAQLVQDYDINPSTDCSTCHR; encoded by the coding sequence ATGGCGCAGCTTTTTCCGCGTGGCAGTAACGCGTATGCCAGAATCAGTATTGTCGTGGTTCTGGTTGTTGTTGGAACGGGCCTCACCATTCTGCTCAACACCAACCGATTGCACTACACATCCGATGTCCTGGTCGCAAAAAAACAGCCCGTACCCTTCAGTCACAAACACCACGTGACTGGCGTGGGCCTCGATTGTCGCTATTGTCACACCTCTGTTGAAGAATCTTCTTTCGCCAATATCCCCCCTGTTGAAACCTGCATGACCTGTCATTCTCAGATTTGGACGGAAAGCCCCCTTCTCGAACCCATCCGCGAAAGTTATCGCACGGGTAATCCCATAGAGTGGGTTCGCATCCACGACCTCCCCGATTTTGTCTATTTCAATCACAGCATTCACGTTCACAAAGGCATCGGATGTCAAACCTGTCACGGACAGGTTGATGAAATGCCGCTGATGTGGAAAGTGAACACCCTCAATATGGAATGGTGCCTGGAATGTCACCGGGCACCCGAGAAATATGTGCGTCCCCGCGAAGAAGTTTTCAATATGGCCTGGAAACCAATGGATGAACGCGGACATGCGATCTCTCAAGCCTTGCTGGGCGCACAACTGGTTCAAGACTACGATATTAACCCTTCCACGGATTGCTCGACATGTCATCGATGA